Proteins from a single region of Paraburkholderia sp. PGU19:
- the phnK gene encoding phosphonate C-P lyase system protein PhnK, whose amino-acid sequence MTPLLSARALTKQYGGRNGCRNVSFDLYPGEVLCIVGESGSGKTTLLNTLALRNAADSGTLHYASAHGESLDLLALSEPRKRLLMRTEWGFVQQNPRDGLRNAVSAGANIGEPLMAVGARHYGKIRDTATQWMSRVELDASRIDELPSAFSGGMQQRLQIARNLVTGPRLVFMDEPTAGLDVSVQARLLDLLRTLTSTLHLSVLIVTHDIGVARLLAHRLMVMQGGEVVEAGLTDQVLDDPQHPYTQTLVSSVLPV is encoded by the coding sequence ATGACGCCGCTTCTTAGCGCACGCGCGCTCACCAAACAGTACGGCGGCCGCAACGGTTGCCGCAACGTCAGCTTCGATCTGTATCCGGGCGAAGTGCTGTGCATTGTCGGCGAATCGGGTTCGGGCAAAACGACGCTGCTGAACACGCTCGCGCTGCGTAATGCCGCCGATTCCGGCACGCTGCACTATGCAAGCGCGCACGGTGAGTCGCTCGATCTGCTCGCGTTGTCCGAGCCGCGCAAGCGTCTGCTGATGCGCACCGAGTGGGGCTTCGTGCAGCAGAATCCGCGCGACGGCCTGCGCAACGCCGTGTCGGCGGGCGCGAATATCGGCGAGCCGTTGATGGCCGTCGGCGCGCGCCACTACGGCAAGATTCGCGACACGGCCACGCAATGGATGTCGCGCGTCGAACTCGACGCATCGCGTATCGACGAATTGCCTTCCGCGTTTTCGGGCGGCATGCAGCAGCGTCTGCAGATCGCGCGCAATCTCGTCACGGGTCCGCGCCTCGTATTCATGGACGAGCCCACCGCGGGTCTCGATGTATCGGTGCAGGCGCGTCTGCTCGATCTGCTGCGCACGTTGACGTCGACGCTGCATCTGTCGGTGCTGATCGTCACGCACGATATCGGCGTCGCGCGTCTGCTCGCGCACCGGCTGATGGTGATGCAAGGCGGCGAAGTGGTTGAAGCGGGTCTCACCGATCAGGTGCTCGACGATCCGCAGCATCCGTACACGCAGACGCTGGTTTCCTCCGTTCTTCCCGTTTGA
- a CDS encoding alpha-D-ribose 1-methylphosphonate 5-phosphate C-P-lyase PhnJ, translated as MNAPDTTMQTAAHDSAAEGYNFAYLDEQTKRMIRRALLKAVAVPGYQVPFASREMPLPYGWGTGGIQVTASIIGRDDTLKVIDQGSDETTNAVNIRRFFARTTGVNTTRKTSEATIVQTRHRIPETPLTDKQILVYQVPMPEPLYRLEPRTAECKKLHALADYGLISVKLYEDIVHHGSIATTYDYPVIVNGRYLASPSPIPKYDNPKMHMNAALQLFGAGREQRIHAIPPYTPVKSLDFDDHPFEVQRWEHACALCGSTESFLDEMIVDDAGKRMFVCSDSDYCHDRREQQGTDNNEGESA; from the coding sequence GACGATGCAAACCGCCGCGCACGATAGCGCCGCCGAAGGCTACAACTTCGCGTATCTCGACGAACAGACCAAGCGCATGATCCGCCGCGCGCTGTTGAAAGCCGTGGCCGTGCCGGGCTACCAGGTGCCGTTCGCTTCGCGAGAAATGCCGTTGCCGTATGGCTGGGGCACGGGCGGCATTCAGGTGACGGCATCGATCATCGGGCGCGACGATACGCTGAAGGTGATCGACCAGGGCTCCGACGAAACGACCAACGCAGTGAACATTCGCCGTTTCTTCGCGCGCACTACGGGCGTCAACACCACCCGCAAGACCAGCGAAGCGACCATCGTGCAAACGCGTCACCGCATCCCCGAAACGCCGCTCACGGACAAACAGATTCTCGTCTATCAGGTGCCGATGCCCGAGCCGCTCTACCGGCTGGAGCCGCGCACGGCCGAATGCAAGAAGCTGCACGCGCTCGCGGATTACGGCCTCATCAGCGTCAAGCTGTACGAGGACATTGTGCATCACGGCAGTATCGCGACGACGTACGACTACCCAGTGATTGTCAATGGACGCTATCTCGCGTCGCCGTCGCCGATTCCGAAGTACGACAACCCGAAGATGCACATGAACGCCGCGCTGCAACTGTTCGGCGCAGGACGCGAACAGCGCATTCACGCGATTCCGCCGTACACGCCCGTAAAAAGCCTCGACTTCGACGACCATCCGTTCGAAGTGCAGCGCTGGGAGCATGCATGCGCGCTGTGTGGATCGACGGAAAGCTTTCTCGACGAAATGATCGTCGACGATGCCGGCAAGCGCATGTTCGTCTGCTCGGACAGCGACTATTGCCACGACCGCCGCGAACAGCAAGGCACGGATAACAACGAAGGAGAAAGCGCATGA